The following DNA comes from Solanum stenotomum isolate F172 chromosome 11, ASM1918654v1, whole genome shotgun sequence.
TTTATCTATAGCTATTGGTTTCCCAACTGCCGATGCTATAGACAACAAAGACTTCTTTGCAAACAAATCTGGAGATAAGTTTGGTAAAGAAATCCAAACCACAGCTAACGTTGTTTCCTCCTTAGGATTATATCCAATGGACCATGGAAAAACCCTACATTGGTGCTCCTCTCCATTGTAGAGAAGATAATTAACTGAGCGAGATAATGCTAGTACATAATCTTCATATTGATCAAATCTCAACAAAACTTGTCTTGGAGCAAGTAAGCCAATTAAACAGTTGCCCTTGGTACCAAGATGTTTCGGTAAAATTGACCTTAATACCTTCAAATCTGGCGCACCATGGGATAATTTAAACACCACTGCTTGATGCAATCCCTCTTCAATCATAAAGTCTTGCCTTTCCTCCATTGAAAACGTGATAGTAGGTTCTCCATGAATTATTTCGATTGATTTTGCGAttgtttttgagttaattagggcagattgtttaggatttatagtatTGGAATTGAAAAGAGTGGCGTATGTGGTGGTTTGGGGTGGTGGGGCGGGCTGGACAGCCTCGAAAGGAGGCCGTCCAGTGGTCGTAGCAGCCATGAGAGCTGCGCAGCTGCTGGCTTAAAACCCTAGGTCAGCCGTATAAAGCAACGATGTTGAGAGATTTTATATAGGGACTAAAATTGACACATCATTTTCCCCTAAATCTTCTTTCTTTCATCTTTAGTAGAGGTCAAGCTCCATCCTCAATCACGTGACCAATGAagattgtggtggagtggtaagtagtactccttcatccttaatcaaATGTCTCAAATTCGAGTCCTTTTAGATACAGAGTCAAAAGGTCTCAAATTCGAGTCCTTTTAGATACAGAGTCACCTTTGTTAGAGAGCGTGTTTTACCTCTAATGTAAAATTTTCTAATgcaaatccaaatttaatttaaactaagcaaatcaaataaaatggCAAAACTGAACGGACAAAGGTGGACAGTAGaatctaaaaaaaatctttcgAAATTTGAAGAGATTTTTGTGTCAAAAGAAGGTTTGGGTAATGGAAATAATTAGAATAAAGTACCAACAATTGGAAATTGATTGGTTGAGGGAGAAGGGGGATCACTCAGATAAGGATCTATCCAGATAAGGACGTTGATGAAGACCACAGAAGAGGTTTGGGCGTGTTTGGTATCTaggagaaaatgtttttcaatttttctatatatatttttaattggtaaaaatatttaaaaaatatttatcaaatattagaaattaataaataataaaattatttatttttaagatatcattttttgtgaaaaaatattttcctccgtATCAAACACACGGGAGATTCAATGATTAGTGGATTTGATATTGTTCTTCATGATGACTCTGAACCCATAGATTATAATAAttgtatctatatatataatatatatataatacaaacaAATCAACATTCGTCAAAATACTGGTAAATTACATGAAAAAATATCTCCATATATATCATTAGAGGAATAGCTGACAAATCCACTCATAAATAATTTGAAGTGTATCTCATGAAATTGTTAAAGACAACAACGTTTATTAGTtagaaaatttatcatttaagtAGTTAATTCAAATTATAGAATGTAATGAATTTACTTATTTGTCGAATTCTGGGCATGTGAAATGACGCCAAATAGTCTTATCACCTTTTACATTACACCTAATAAAGCAATTAAAAAAATCGTCTATTGTGCAGTTGTTGCTCATTACTGATAGCTACATATGGGATATTAAATAACAAATACACTATTCTTGAATATGACATGTACAATCATACAATAGATAATTAATTGTGTAGTTGTTGTAAACTAGTGAGTAGTATGATACTGTCAGTTTGGAGGTGAGATGTGCGGGTATTAAATACTACATAAGTAAATATCATGTTTGGTAGTTAATTAATCCGATGGATTGAAGCAATCGTAAAACCAACAAATGCATACACCTTAATATTCAAATGGATACACATACATAATTAAaccaaagcaaaaaaaataaaatcagaatTATTCTTCATCGTTTTTATGATCTACAACAATTAAATACAAGTCTTTTGCCCTTGCCGCACTTAATCCATGTGTTTCCGTCATATCCAAATCATTTGGTTTAGTTCCATTTGGCAGTTTCCAGTCAAAGTGGTAGAGTAACTGAGCTAGAGGAAGTTCGACAGTAGCTAAACCAAATACCATTCCGGGACAAATCCTTCTTCCTGTGCCAAATGGAATAAACTCAAAGTGATTTCCTATAAAATCGACAGAAGAATTTTCAAATCTCTCTGGTATAAAATTATCGTGATCATCCCAACTTTCGGAATCTCTCCCTATCGCCCATCCATTGACTATTACTCTAGTGTTAATAGGTATGGTATATCCATCAATAACTGTTTGTTCCCTGCATTCCCTAGGTGCTAGAAGAGGAACTGGAGCATGAAGCCTTAATGTCTCCTTTATCACTAGATTTAAATATGTCAACTTTTCGAGAGCTTTTTCATCATAACTTTTTTTCCCCTTGAAAAGTAGTCTCACTTCACTTTGGGCCTTCGCCATGATATGTGGGTTCTTCATTAGCTCAGTAAACACCCAAACAAGAACTGTAAATGAAGTTTCAGTTCCAGCCAGTAAGATGTCCTGCATCAACAAACAAATCAAACTTAGGAAATTGATCAATTGAAGTTCTGTGTTCTCTTTAGGAAAGGGAGAAAACTTACAAAAATCACAGCTTTAATATTGTCATTTGTGATTGAAAATTGAAGTTCCGCGTTCTCTTTTACCCTTAGGAAAACATCAACCAAATCTTCGTCTCCAAACTCACCATTTCCCTTCTTTCCAGCTGCTTTATTTTCGATATGCTCATCTCCAAAattacatcaatttttttatgcgCGTTCACCATTCTAGTTTTCTCACTTCTTATGTTGTGAAGTAACTTCCATGAAGGGAACAAGTCAGCCAAGAAAAATCCTGCTCCTAATATGAGTACTTCCTTCATAATTGTTATGAACTAATTGTCTCGATCTTTGCATATTTTTCCAAAGGCGGTTCTACAAGTTATACAGTTGCTAAGCAGAAAAATCTTTTCAGTCATGTTGATTGTAGCTCCACTCATGGAACGAAGTGATGAAATGAGACTCGAAAGTTCATCCTATCGAATTGCACCAAATGACTTGACCATCTTCGTACTAAGAAGTTCTAAAAATGCAAATTTTACGCATTTGTCTCCAGTAATCACCATATGGCCGACTGAATGCAATATCTTTATTGTCATAAAATATGATGCTTGTAGATGTAAGTTGTGGCCTATTAGCAAAGGTGAGATCATGAGTTTTTAGAACTTGTTTTGCCATAGTAGGTGATGATATGACCACAGTAGGAACTTGCCCGAGTTGCAAGTACATAATAGGTCCATATCTTTGCGATAAATTTCTAAGAACGCGATGTGGAAGTCCTCCTCCGATTAAGTGATGCAGACTTCCAATGAAGGGAAGTTTCCATGGACCTGGAGGcaacttattttgttttttatttctcCATTGTCTAATTACAATAAAAAGAGAGGACAAGAAGAGAAGCAATGAAGCTAAGGAGTAATTAATCTCCATTGAACAGGAATTAAGGATTGTTAATGAAAAGTATGGCCTAATACAactccaacttcaaaattttcaaataaagtaattatctttttattttcataactaaACGCCTACTTAATTTCACTAATTTAAAAGATTCATTTCTTATTCATATCCTTATTCTTTTTAGGTAGCTTTGATCTTCTTGTCGTGTTAAGACAtgaccaaattaaaatatatatatttttattggttcaatcagtttcttaataaaaataggctaaaggatgattcttgttattttttagaTAACATAAAGATGTTTTTTGCTCACTTAGATAATATAAGAATGTACATTAGATTTGAATCATagttaaaaaatgattttagcCAAGAGAGTTACCCGAATGATAAGCACCCTCACTTAATCCAACGGACTTGGCTCATCTTTGGTACTTATTCCCTCCATTTCCTCCGGTGGTAAGTTAGAATCTTTACAAGTGATTAAAGTATTTGAGTTTAGTAAATACATTTGAACCATTAATTTTTAAGGTGACACGTGTAAAGATTCTAACCTATCACCGAAGGAAATGGAGGAATTGAGTATTGCAGGTGAGCCAATTCCAATTCCAACCCTATAATTGTGAGTTGAAGTAGGACATGTACAATCATAGCAAGAGAATTATTTAATGGAAACTTTAtctgaatttttattttcttattattctttATGTAGTGGCTCTTTAAATAATTACATTGTATGATTATGTAAGTTTATACCCATAGAGATTAACATATTACCAATTATTAGACATCACCCGGTTTATGTTTATTGCAAAAGAAATGAATCTAAAGCTCATTTTAGTCCAATCGTGACAAATGCATACATCTTATTCTTCAAATGGATACACATACATAATTAAActcagcaaaaaataaataaaaatcagaaCTATtattcttcattgtttttatgATCTATAGCAATTAAATACAGATCTTTTTGTCTTGCCGCACTTAATCCATGTGTTTCCGTCATATCCAAATCATTTGGATTAGTTCCATTTGGCAGTTTCCAGTCAAAGTGGTAGAGTAACTGAGCCAGAGGAAGTCCAACATTAGCTAAACCAAATACTACTCCGGGACAAATCCTTCTTCCGGCACCAAACGGAATAAACTCAAAGTGATTTCCTGTAAAATCAACTGAAGATTTCTCAAATCTCTCTGGTATAAAATTATCAGGATCATCCCAACTTTCGGGATCTCTTCCAATTGCCCATGCATTGACCAATACTCTAGTGTTAAGAGGTATGGTATATCCATCAATAACTGTTTCTTCCCTGCATTCTTTAGGTGCTAGAAGAGGAACTGGAGCATGAAGCCTTAACGTCTCCTTAATcactaaatttaaatatgtcaACTTTTcaacatcttcttcatcataaTTTTTCTTTCCCTTAAAAACTCGTCTCACTTCACTTTGGGCCTTCGCCATGATATGTGGGTTCCTCATCATTTCTGTAAATGCCCAAATAATAACTGTAAATGAAGTTTCAGTTCCAGCCAGAAAGATATCCTGCAGCATCAACCAAGCAATGCAATGCAAATTATAATTAAGTGAAGTTTAATAATTTGCGTGTGTTTTTAAGAAAGGGAGAAAACTTACCAAAATCACAGCTTTAATGTTTTCATTTGCGATTGGAAATTGAAGTTGGGAGTTCTCTTTCACCCTTAAGAAAACATCAACCAAATCTTCGTCTCCAAATTCACCATTTCCCTTCTTCCCAGCTGCTTTATTTTTGATATGCTCATTCAGAATTTCCTCCATAACTGCATCAACTTTCTTATGCGCATTCACCATTCTAGTTTTCTCACCTCTTAGGTTGTGAAGTAATTTCCAGGTAGGGAACAAATCACCCACAAAAAATCCTGCTCCTAATAACAGTACTTCCTTCAAAATTGTTAAGAACTCGTCTCGATTTTTGCATATTTTTCCAAAGGCTGATCTACAAATGATAGAGTTGGAaaacagaaaaataatttgtgtcATATTGATTGTATTACCCATCGTGGAACGAATTGATGAAATGAGACTTGAAAGCTCATCCTCTCGAACTGCACCATATGACTTAACCATCTTCGTACAAAGAAGTTCTATAGTACAAATTTTACGCATTTGTCTCCAATAATCACCATATTGACTGAATGCAATATCTTTATTGTTGTAAAATATGATGTTTGTAGATGTAAGTTGTGGCCTATTAACAAAGGCGAGATCATGAGTTTTTAGAACTTGTTTTGCCATACTAGGTGATGATATGACCACGGTAGGAACTTGCCCCATTTGCAAATACATAAGAGGTCCATATCTTTGAGATAAATTTCTAAGAATGCGATGTGGAAGTCCTCCTCCGATCAAGTGATGCAGACTTCCAATAATGGGAAGTTTCCATGGACCTGGAggcaatttattttgttttttatttctcCATTGTCTAATTACAATAAAAAGGGAGGACAAGAAGAGAATCAATGAAGCTAAGGCGTAATTAATCTCCATTGAAAGGAATAAGgattattaatatgaaaagGAAGTTTAGCcttaaattaaagaagaaaaattgtatTCCAAACCGTCTTTTGGCACGTCTTATATAAAGAAGATGAAAACAAATACCGAAGACCTCCTTTGCttgaattttgtatttattagcttttaaataaagataacaaatcgtctttaattatttaaattttaatatccAAAGGTATATTTAGATTCAGTCATCTTAATTTTAATAGAGAATTGTAATTTCggcttttaaaaaaatgtctcaATTATATCATAACTATACAAAACAATTCCAGTAGCTTACATTTTCAtgcatacaaaaaataaaaaataaaaatgagaccACTGACACAAAGACAaactaaataaatttactaaaacaCTTCATTAATTCCTCTTAGAAGACTGccataattttaacttttttctagGTTTAATTATATAATCTTGTTGAAACTCTATACGGAAAGGATATAGCTTTGTTGTTTCCTCTTTTTGAAATTAATAANNNNNNNNNNNNNNNNNNNNNNNNNNNNNNNNNNNNNNNNNNNNNNNNNNNNNNNNNNNNNNNNNNNNNNNNNNNNNNNNNNNNNNNNNNNNNNNNNNNNNNNNNNNNNNNNNNNNNNNNNNNNNNNNNNNNNNNNNNNNNNNNNNNNNNNNNNNNNNNNNNNNNNNNNNNNNNNNNNNNNNNNNNNNNNNNNNNNNNNNNNNNNNNNNNNNNNNNNNNNNNNNNNNNNNNNNNNNNNNNNNNNNNNNNNNNNNNNNNNNNNNNNNNNNNNNNNNNNNNNNNNNNNNNNNNNNNNNNNNNNNNNNNNNNNNNNNNNNNNNNNNNNNNNNNNNNNNNNNNNNNNNNNNNNNNNNNNNNNNNNNNNNNNNNNNNNNNNNNNNNNNNNNNNNNNNNNNNNNNNNNNNNNNNNNNNNNNNNNNNNNNNNNNNNNNNNNNNNNNNNNNNNNNNNNNNNNNNNNNNNNNNNNNNNNNNNNNNNNNNNNNNNNNNNNNNNNNNNNNNNNNNNNNNNNNNNNNNNNNNNNNNNNNNNNNNNNNNNNNNNNNNNNNNNNNNNNNNNNNNNNNNNNNNNNNNNNNNNNNNNNNNNNNNNNNNNNNNNNNNNNNNNNNNNNNNNNNNNNNNNNNNNNNNNNNNNNNNNNNNNNNNNNNNNNNNNNNNNNNNNNNNNNNNNNNNNNNNNNNNNNNNNNNNNNNNNNNNNNNNNNNNNNNNNNNNNNNNNNNNNNNNNNNNNNNNNNNNNNNNNNNNNNNNNNNNNNNNNNNNNNNNNNNNNNNNNNNNNNNNNNNNNNNNNNNNNNNNNNNNNNNNNNNNNNNNNNNNNNNNNNNNNNNNNNNNNNNNNNNNNNNNNNNNNNNNNNNNNNNNNNNNNNNNNNNNNNNNNNNNNNNNNNNNNNNNNNNNNNNNNNNNNNNNNNNNNNNNNNNNNNNNNNNNNNNNNNNNNNNNNNNNNNNNNNNNNNNNNNNNNNNNNNNNNNNNNNNNNNNNNNNNNNNNNNNNNNNNNNNNNNNNNNNNNNNNNNNNNNNNNNNNNNNNNNNNNNNNNNNNNNNNNNNNNNNNNNNNNNNNNNNNNNNNNNNNNNNNNNNNNNNNNNNNNNNNNNNNNNNNNNNNNNNNNNNNNNNNNNNNNNNNNNNNNNNNNNNNNNNNNNNNNNNNNNNNNNNNNNNNNNNNNNNNNNNNNNNNNNNNNNNNNNNNNNNNNNNNNNNNNNNNNNNNNNNNNNNNNNNNNNNNNNNNNNNNNNNNNNNNNNNNNNNNNNNNNNNNNNNNNNNNNNNNNNNNNNNNNNNNNNNNNNNNNNNNNNNNNNNNNNNNNNNNNNNNNNNNNNNNNNNNNNNNNNNNNNNNNNNNNNNNNNNNNNNNNNNNNNNNNNNNNNNNNNNNNNNNNNNNNNNNNNNNNNNNNNNNNNNNNNNNNNNNNNNNNNNNNNNNNNNNNNNNNNNNNNNNNNNNNNNNNNNNNNNNNNNNNNNNNNNNNNNNNNNNNNNNNNNNNNNNNATTTGATGGTGGAAATGATTTAATAATTACGAACAGATCGCAAAAGGAGATAATGATTGATCAAATATACATGGATAAGTCGACATTGAAGGATGTGATGGAAAAGTATTCAATcgaaaaaaggtttaaattctTGGTGGAGAGGTCAAACTCTATAAGGTAAATTGTTGTtaaatttgtttcattttaagtGTATTGAGTTATGTTTGCAGATGCAAAGCAGAACTAACAAAACAATATAAATTGAATTCGCAGCTATACTCTTGTATGTCAATCTAAAGAATGCCCATGGCTGATGAAAGCGTCAAGTATTAACAAGTCGAAGATGTTCAGAATTAGAGTTTTTAACTCGGAACATACATGTCCTTTAAAGGATGGGGTGCATTCAGATTGTCGTGCAACAAGTGGATTGATTGGAGGAATAATCGCACCTAAATTGAGAAATCACAAGAGGAAGTACACTCTAAATGATATCAGGGATGACGTTAGATTGGACTTGGGTATAAATATTAACTACATGTTGGCATGGCGAGCAAAAGATAAGGCATTAGAATCGATAATGGGGAAACCAGCTGCATCTTATGGGAAGCTACCTGGATACCTGTATACCTTGGATAAGACATACCCTGGTTCACATATTTGAATGAAGAAAACACCTGAGAACAAATTTTTGTATGTGTTTATAGCGTTGCATGCTTTTATAAAGGGATTTGATCATTGTAGGCCGATTGTTGTTGTAGACGCCAGCCACCTTAAATCAACATATACTGGAGCATTCGTATCAGCCAACACTTTGGATGGAGCAAGTATTTTAGATACATAAatacattataattttatttatttgttattcacCCTTTTTTTACATTATAATAGGGAATATATTACCTTTGGCATATGAAGTTATTGATTCAGAAAATGATGCTTCTTGGACATGGTTCTTTGAACAATTCAAAGAAGCTTATGGTGAAAGAGAGAATATGTGTGTGGTATCTGACCGACATAATAGCATAATAAAGGCTGTATCTATTGTATACAACAATATCCAACATTACGCCTGCATATGGCACTTGTGGGCTAATGTATGCAAGAATTTTCGAaaagcaaataagcaattaAGTGAAGTATTCTACACTATGGCAAAAGCGTATTCTCAAACTGATTTTGATAAGCTAATGAAAAGAGTTGAGCAGTTTGATGTAAGGGTGAAAAACTACTTGGAGTTGGTTGGATATGAGAAGTGGGCAAGGTTGTATGCACCAGTTCCTCGTGGTTGGGTGATGACGTCGAATATTGCAGAGTGCATCAATTCGACGTTGGTAGCAGCAAGAGAATTACCAATATTTGACTTTCTTGAACAAGTGCGCTTGATGTTTGCTAGATGGAATTGCACAAATCGAAAAAATGCATCATGTACTTTCACACTACTTGGGAAGAAGTTTCAGGAAATGCTTGTGCTTAATGAATCAAAATTTGGGCGTATGACGGTATGTATGTTGAAGAAAGGTTAATAatttatgagaaaaataatatttgtcataTTCAGTTGATTATGTATTCatttatttaagtatttaaaGTGTATTTGCTTTCATATGGAGTGTATAAATGAAATTACGTATTGATTCTAGGTTGTCCCGTCAACTGATTACATTTATTCAGTAAGTGATGAAGGGAAGAGTTATATTGTATGCTTGGAAAAGAAGACTTGCAGTTGCAACAGGTTTCAAGTTGACGGAATACCGTGCGCACATGTGTGGAGGGTGTTGAACAAAAAACACATGCTTCCAGATGAATATTGTTCAGACTTTTACAAGCCAGAAACAATATTGAGAACATATGAAGTGCCTGTGTATCCTCTCCTTGACAAAAGTGAATGGAATATACCTGAACACATTGATACCGAAGTTGTGTTGCCACTAAAATACAAGCGACCTCCAGGAAGGCCAAAGAAGCAACGAGAGAAGTCATTTAGCGAGTTTAGCAAAAGGAAGGGTATCAATTCTTGTAGTACATGTGGACAGCTTGGTCATAATAGGCGTTCATGTCGAACTGCAACACGGAATGCATAGGAACTGATATATCCCACAATTGAAGTGttcttttacttaatttttgttttgtcaaataaatgacttattttccttttgaaatatttgtttctttatttgcttgcttaaattataaattaacttGAATATTATCTCAATATTAAACATGATACAAAATTCTCAATCGATAAATATCCAACTATCAAGTTGATACTATTAACATTTATTGATACACACAAACTACTGGTAATAATACTTGAGAATATGTTGGTGAATACACATAAAACATTTACTGAACGTTTATCACTTTTAAGAATGCAAGTA
Coding sequences within:
- the LOC125844485 gene encoding uncharacterized protein LOC125844485 — encoded protein: MDKSTLKDVMEKYSIEKRFKFLVERSNSISYTLVCQSKECPWLMKASSINKSKMFRIRVFNSEHTCPLKDGVHSDCRATSGLIGGIIAPKLRNHKRKYTLNDIRDDVRLDLGININYMLAWRAKDKALESIMGKPAASYGKLPGYLPIVVVDASHLKSTYTGAFVSANTLDGARNILPLAYEVIDSENDASWTWFFEQFKEAYGERENMCVVSDRHNSIIKAVSIVYNNIQHYACIWHLWANVCKNFRKANKQLSEVFYTMAKAYSQTDFDKLMKRVEQFDVRVKNYLELVGYEKWARLYAPVPRGWVMTSNIAECINSTLVAARELPIFDFLEQVRLMFARWNCTNRKNASCTFTLLGKKFQEMLVLNESKFGRMTVVPSTDYIYSVSDEGKSYIVCLEKKTCSCNRFQVDGIPCAHVWRVLNKKHMLPDEYCSDFYKPETILRTYEVPVYPLLDKSEWNIPEHIDTEVVLPLKYKRPPGRPKKQREKSFSEFSKRKGINSCSTCGQLGHNRRSCRTATRNA
- the LOC125844484 gene encoding uncharacterized protein LOC125844484 — translated: MAATTTGRPPFEAVQPAPPPQTTTYATLFNSNTINPKQSALINSKTIAKSIEIIHGEPTITFSMEERQDFMIEEGLHQAVVFKLSHGAPDLKVLRSILPKHLGTKGNCLIGLLAPRQVLLRFDQYEDYVLALSRSVNYLLYNGEEHQCRVFPWSIGYNPKEETTLAVVWISLPNLSPDLFAKKSLLSIASAVGKPIAIDKATQIKSRPSTARVKVILDLMEKLPNRIRLQFVDGKSGKLIEVFQEIVYDNLPLYCNYCKHQGHDEDSCRLISKRNQNNKQIDDTIEVATKVG
- the LOC125843843 gene encoding premnaspirodiene oxygenase-like, translated to MEINYALASLILFLSSLFIVIRQWRNKKQNKLPPGPWKLPIIGSLHHLIGGGLPHRILRNLSQRYGPLMYLQMGQVPTVVISSPSMAKQVLKTHDLAFVNRPQLTSTNIIFYNNKDIAFSQYGDYWRQMRKICTIELLCTKMVKSYGAVREDELSSLISSIRSTMGNTINMTQIIFLFSNSIICRSAFGKICKNRDEFLTILKEVLLLGAGFFVGDLFPTWKLLHNLRGEKTRMVNAHKKVDAVMEEILNEHIKNKAAGKKGNGEFGDEDLVDVFLRVKENSQLQFPIANENIKAVILDIFLAGTETSFTVIIWAFTEMMRNPHIMAKAQSEVRRVFKGKKNYDEEDVEKLTYLNLVIKETLRLHAPVPLLAPKECREETVIDGYTIPLNTRVLVNAWAIGRDPESWDDPDNFIPERFEKSSVDFTGNHFEFIPFGAGRRICPGVVFGLANVGLPLAQLLYHFDWKLPNGTNPNDLDMTETHGLSAARQKDLYLIAIDHKNNEE